One stretch of Heliangelus exortis chromosome 24, bHelExo1.hap1, whole genome shotgun sequence DNA includes these proteins:
- the OSCP1 gene encoding protein OSCP1 isoform X1 → MSLRSLPLLFLNLGGEMLYILDQRLRAQSIPSEKARKDEWTDGDRKRVMNDIITTMFNKKFMEELFKPQELYSKKALRTVYDRLAHASIMRLNQASMDKLYDLMTMAFKYQVLLCPRPKDILLVTFNHLDAIKDFVHDAPGILNQVDETVRQLIETYSSLSAGEFQLIRQTLLIFFQDMHIRVSIFLKDKVQNSNGRFVLPISGPVPWGTEVPGLIRMFNHNGDEVKRIEFTTEGNYVTPQREGSFDLYGDRVLKLGTNMYSVSRPVETHMSGSSKNLASHAKENRTPNPLAKEELNFLARLLGGMDIQKPAGSETGFRLNLFTNDEEEEHAALTRPEELSYKVVDIEATQEPGRRAELSRILGELEVAEPSTESGEKGEDLLALMDGL, encoded by the exons ATGTCGCTGCGGTCGCTGCCGCTGCTCTTCCTCAACCTGGGCGGGGAGATGCTCTACATCCTGGACCAGCGGCTCCGcgcccagagcatccccagcgAGAAGGCCCGAAAAG ATGAATGGACAGATGGGGACAGGAAACGAG TTATGAATGACATCATCACAACCATGTTCAATAAAAAATTCATGGAAGAGCTGTTTAAACCACAGGAACTCTACTCCAAGAAAGCTCTGAGGACAGTGTACGACCGGCTGGCTCATGCTTCCATCATGAGACTCAACCAGGCCAGCATGGACAAG CTCTATGACCTCATGACTATGGCTTTCAAATAccaagtgctgctgtgccctcGGCCCAAGGACATCCTGCTGGTCACCTTCAACCACCTGGATGCAATCAAGGATTTTGTACACGATGCTCCTGGCATCCTGAACCAGGTGGATGAAACTGTCCGACAGCTGATTGAA acgTACAGCTCGCTCTCTGCTGGTGAATTTCAGCTCATCAGGCAAAcactcctcattttttttcaagacatgCACATAAGG GTCTCTATCTTTCTGAAGGATAAAGTGCAGAACTCCAATGGTCGCTTTGTGCTGCCAATATCAGGCCCTGTTCCTTGGGGTACTGAAGTTCCAGGACTCATCAG GATGTTTAATCACAATGGAGATGAAGTTAAAAGAATTGAGTTCACCACTGAAGGAAATTATGTTACTCCACAAAGGGAGGGATCATTTGATCTTTATGGAGACAGAGTCCTCAAACTTGGAACAAACAT gtaCAGTGTTAGTCGGCCAGTGGAGACCCACATGTCAGGATCATCCAAAAACCTGGCATCCCATGCAAAG GAGAACAGAACCCCAAACCCTCTTGCTAAAGAAGAACTCAACTTTTtggccaggctgctgggaggtaTGGACATCCAGAAACCTGCTGGGAGTGAAACGGGATTTCGGCTGAACTTGTTCACAAACGACGAGGAGGAAGA ACATGCTGCACTGACCAGACCAGAGGAGTTATCCTACAAGGTTGTTGACATAGAAGCCACACAG GAACCGGGCCGGCGGGCCGAGCTCTCCCGCATCctgggggagctggaggtggcGGAGCCGAGCACGGAGAGCGGGGAGAAGGGCGAGGACCTGCTGGCGCTGATGGACGGGCTCTGA
- the OSCP1 gene encoding protein OSCP1 isoform X2, with protein sequence MSLRSLPLLFLNLGGEMLYILDQRLRAQSIPSEKARKVMNDIITTMFNKKFMEELFKPQELYSKKALRTVYDRLAHASIMRLNQASMDKLYDLMTMAFKYQVLLCPRPKDILLVTFNHLDAIKDFVHDAPGILNQVDETVRQLIETYSSLSAGEFQLIRQTLLIFFQDMHIRVSIFLKDKVQNSNGRFVLPISGPVPWGTEVPGLIRMFNHNGDEVKRIEFTTEGNYVTPQREGSFDLYGDRVLKLGTNMYSVSRPVETHMSGSSKNLASHAKENRTPNPLAKEELNFLARLLGGMDIQKPAGSETGFRLNLFTNDEEEEHAALTRPEELSYKVVDIEATQEPGRRAELSRILGELEVAEPSTESGEKGEDLLALMDGL encoded by the exons ATGTCGCTGCGGTCGCTGCCGCTGCTCTTCCTCAACCTGGGCGGGGAGATGCTCTACATCCTGGACCAGCGGCTCCGcgcccagagcatccccagcgAGAAGGCCCGAAAAG TTATGAATGACATCATCACAACCATGTTCAATAAAAAATTCATGGAAGAGCTGTTTAAACCACAGGAACTCTACTCCAAGAAAGCTCTGAGGACAGTGTACGACCGGCTGGCTCATGCTTCCATCATGAGACTCAACCAGGCCAGCATGGACAAG CTCTATGACCTCATGACTATGGCTTTCAAATAccaagtgctgctgtgccctcGGCCCAAGGACATCCTGCTGGTCACCTTCAACCACCTGGATGCAATCAAGGATTTTGTACACGATGCTCCTGGCATCCTGAACCAGGTGGATGAAACTGTCCGACAGCTGATTGAA acgTACAGCTCGCTCTCTGCTGGTGAATTTCAGCTCATCAGGCAAAcactcctcattttttttcaagacatgCACATAAGG GTCTCTATCTTTCTGAAGGATAAAGTGCAGAACTCCAATGGTCGCTTTGTGCTGCCAATATCAGGCCCTGTTCCTTGGGGTACTGAAGTTCCAGGACTCATCAG GATGTTTAATCACAATGGAGATGAAGTTAAAAGAATTGAGTTCACCACTGAAGGAAATTATGTTACTCCACAAAGGGAGGGATCATTTGATCTTTATGGAGACAGAGTCCTCAAACTTGGAACAAACAT gtaCAGTGTTAGTCGGCCAGTGGAGACCCACATGTCAGGATCATCCAAAAACCTGGCATCCCATGCAAAG GAGAACAGAACCCCAAACCCTCTTGCTAAAGAAGAACTCAACTTTTtggccaggctgctgggaggtaTGGACATCCAGAAACCTGCTGGGAGTGAAACGGGATTTCGGCTGAACTTGTTCACAAACGACGAGGAGGAAGA ACATGCTGCACTGACCAGACCAGAGGAGTTATCCTACAAGGTTGTTGACATAGAAGCCACACAG GAACCGGGCCGGCGGGCCGAGCTCTCCCGCATCctgggggagctggaggtggcGGAGCCGAGCACGGAGAGCGGGGAGAAGGGCGAGGACCTGCTGGCGCTGATGGACGGGCTCTGA
- the LSM10 gene encoding U7 snRNA-associated Sm-like protein LSm10, whose amino-acid sequence MEVSHSLKERTIAENSLVILLQGLRGRVTTVDLRDESTATGRVTNVDAFMNVRLSEVNFTDRQGTVSRLEELFVTGRNIRYVHIPDEVDIRATIEQQLQAIHRVRYFGGRDKGRREFPCTKHK is encoded by the coding sequence ATGGAGGTCAGCCACTCGCTGAAGGAACGCACCATCGCGGAGAACAGCCTGGTCATCCTGCTGCAGGGCCTGCGCGGCCGCGTCACCACCGTGGACCTCCGCGACGAGAGCACGGCCACGGGGCGCGTCACCAACGTGGACGCTTTCATGAACGTGCGGCTGTCCGAGGTGAACTTCACGGACAGGCAGGGCACGGTGTCCCGGCTGGAGGAGCTCTTCGTGACCGGCAGGAACATCCGATACGTCCACATCCCCGACGAGGTGGACATCAGGGCCACCATCGAGCAGCAGCTGCAAGCCATCCACAGGGTCCGCTACTTCGGGGGCCGTGACAAGGGCAGGAGGGAGTTCCCTTGCACCAAGCACAAGTGA
- the STK40 gene encoding serine/threonine-protein kinase 40, with protein sequence MKRRASDRGAGETSTKAKALCAGISGNNAKRAGPFILGPRLGNSPVPSIVQCLARKDGTDDFYQLKILTLEERGDKGIETQEERQGKMLLHTEYSLLSLLHNQEGVVHHHGLFQDRACEIIEDLEANRMVRKMKKRICLVLDCLCAHDFSDKTADLINLQHYVIKEKRLSERETVVIFYDVVRVVEALHKKNIVHRDLKLGNMVLNKRTHRITITNFCLGKHLVSEDDLLKDQRGSPAYISPDVLSGRPYRGKPSDMWALGVVLFTMLYGQFPFYDSIPQELFRKIKAAEYTIPEDGRVSENTVCLIRKLLVLDPQQRLTASEVLDSLSSIIASWQSMSSLSGPLQVVPDIDDQVANPENPQEVKVTEECSQYEFENYMRQQLLLAEEKNTLHEAKSFLQKRQFGNIPPVRRLGHDAQPMNPLDAAILAQRYLRK encoded by the exons ATGAAGCGACGAGCATCAgacagaggagctggggaaacATCCACTAAGGCAAAAGCTCTTTGTGCAGGGATTTCTGGAAATAATGCCAAGCGAGCGGGCCCTTTTATTCTGG GTCCACGTTTAGGTAACTCCCCTGTGCCAAGTATTGTTCAGTGTTTGGCAAGAAAGGATGGGACAGATGACTTTTATCAGCTAAAG ATTCTCACCTTAGAAGAAAGGGGTGATAAAGGAATAGAAACCCAGGAGGAGCGCCAGGGCAAGAtgctgctgcacacagagtattctctcctttccctgctccacaACCAGGAAGGAGTGGTTCATCACCATGGGCTCTTCCAG GACCGAGCTTGTGAAATCATAGAAGATCTGGAAGCCAACAGAATGgtcagaaaaatgaagaagcGTATTTGTCTGGTGTTGGACTGCCTCTGTGCTCATGATTTCAGTGACAAAACAGCAGATCTGATCAATCTGCAGCATTATGTCATTAAGGAGAAGAGACTCAGTGAGCGGGAGACAGTTGTGATATTTTATGATGTGGTACGAGTGGTAGAAGCATTACATAAG aaaaatattgtgCACAGAGACTTGAAACTAGGAAACATGGTGCTAAACAAAAG GACTCACCGAATAACCATAACAAACTTCTGTCTGGGGAAGCACCTGGTGAGTGAGGATGACCTGCTGAAGGACCAGCGGGGGAGCCCAGCCTACATCAGCCCCGACGTGCTCAGCG GACGGCCCTACCGTGGCAAACCCAGTGACATGTGGGCTCTGGGTGTGGTGCTCTTCACCATGCTCTATGGGCAGTTCCCCTTCTACGACAGCATACCTCAGGAGCTCTTCCGAAAAATCAAGGCTGCCGAGTACACCATCCCCGA GGATGGACGGGTCTCAGAGAACACTGTGTGCTTGATCAGAAAACTGTTGGTCCTGGACCCGCAGCAGCGCCTGACAGCTTCTGAAGTGCTGGATTCTCTCAGCTCCATCATCGCATCCTG GCAGTCCATGTCCTCACTGAGTGGCCCTTTGCAAGTGGTGCCAGACATCGACGACCAAGTGGCAAATCCTGAAAACCCCCAGGAG GTGAAGGTGACAGAGGAGTGCTCACAGTACGAGTTCGAGAACTAcatgaggcagcagctgctcttggCTGAGGAGAAGAACACCTTGCATGAGGCCAAGAGCTTCCTACAGAAGAGGCAGTTTGGGAACATCCCCCCCGTGCGACGCTTGGGCCACGATGCTCAGCCCATGAACCCTTTGGATGCAGCTATCCTGGCCCAGAGGTACCTTCGGAAGTAG
- the EVA1B gene encoding protein eva-1 homolog B, producing MESRKRDMELLSNSMAAYAHIRANPESFGLYFVLGVCFGLLLTLCLLVLRLSCQSPARPPPRPRDLSEDEEDEDEDDEEEDTVDRAASESLLPVTEIPLESHSPGDGALAVNVFASAEELERAQRLEERERIIREIWRNGQPDLLGTGTMGRVHYY from the exons ATGGAGAGCCGCAAGcgggacatggagctgctgagcaACAGCATGGCTGCCTACGCACACATCCGAG ccaaCCCCGAAAGCTTCGGGCTCTACTTTGTGCTGGGAGTCTGCTTTGGGCTGCTGCTGACCCTGTGCCTCTTGGTGCTGCGGCTCTCCTGCCAGAGCCCCGCAcggcccccgccccgcccgcggGACCTCAGtgaggacgaggaggacgaggacgaggatGATGAAGAGGAGGACACTGTTGACCGTGCAGCGTCAGAGTCGCTGCTGCCTGTGACCGAGATCCCTCTGGAGAGCCACAGCCCCGGGGACGGGGCCTTGGCCGTCAACGTCTTCGCCTCGGCGGAGGAGCTGGAGCGGGCGCAGCGGCTGGAGGAGCGGGAACGGATCATCCGCGAGATCTGGCGCAACGGGCAGCCCGACCTCCTGGGCACCGGCACCATGGGCCGTGTCCACTACTACTGA